A single Thiohalobacter thiocyanaticus DNA region contains:
- a CDS encoding histidine triad nucleotide-binding protein: MTDCLFCKMAAGEIQPDTVLETDDVIAFRDINPQAPTHVLVIPKQHIATLNDLQPAQAELVGKMYLAAREVARIDGLDQRGYRTVMNCLEEAGQSVFHLHLHVLGGRPMQWPPG; encoded by the coding sequence ATGACCGACTGTCTGTTCTGCAAGATGGCCGCCGGCGAGATCCAGCCCGACACCGTACTGGAAACCGACGACGTCATCGCCTTTCGCGACATCAATCCACAGGCCCCCACCCATGTGCTGGTTATTCCGAAACAGCATATCGCCACCCTCAACGACCTGCAGCCGGCGCAGGCCGAGCTGGTCGGGAAGATGTATCTCGCCGCCCGGGAGGTTGCGCGCATCGACGGCCTGGACCAGCGCGGCTATCGCACCGTGATGAACTGCCTGGAAGAGGCCGGGCAGTCGGTATTCCATCTGCACCTGCACGTGCTCGGCGGCCGGCCGATGCAGTGGCCGCCGGGATGA
- a CDS encoding green heme protein produces MFIRSIPLFLTLGLLAAGPAAAADAQAGKKLHDQHCMQCHDSGVYSREDRRVNSLEALHKQVRRCDASLGLRWFDQDVENVVEYLNQTHYRFK; encoded by the coding sequence ATGTTCATACGATCGATCCCATTGTTTCTGACCCTCGGCCTGCTGGCCGCCGGCCCTGCCGCGGCGGCAGATGCCCAGGCCGGCAAAAAGCTGCACGACCAGCACTGCATGCAGTGCCATGACAGCGGCGTCTATAGCCGTGAGGACCGCCGGGTCAATTCGCTGGAGGCCCTGCACAAGCAGGTAAGGCGCTGCGACGCCAGCCTGGGCCTGCGCTGGTTCGACCAGGACGTGGAAAATGTCGTAGAGTACCTGAATCAAACCCACTACCGATTCAAGTGA
- a CDS encoding YbaB/EbfC family nucleoid-associated protein has translation MKGGLGNIMKQAQQMQANMQKAQEELANVEVTGQAGGGMVTVVMTCRNEVRRVNIDDSLIGDDKEMLEDLIAAAMNDAVHKAEATTQEKMSGLTAGMGLPPGFKMPF, from the coding sequence ATGAAAGGCGGATTAGGCAACATCATGAAGCAGGCCCAGCAGATGCAGGCCAACATGCAGAAGGCCCAGGAGGAGCTGGCCAACGTGGAAGTCACCGGTCAGGCCGGCGGCGGCATGGTCACGGTGGTGATGACCTGCCGCAACGAGGTGCGCCGGGTCAATATCGACGACAGTCTGATCGGCGATGACAAGGAGATGCTGGAGGATCTGATCGCTGCGGCCATGAACGACGCCGTGCACAAGGCCGAGGCGACGACCCAGGAGAAGATGTCCGGGCTGACCGCCGGCATGGGGCTTCCGCCCGGCTTCAAGATGCCGTTCTGA
- the dnaX gene encoding DNA polymerase III subunit gamma/tau → MSYQVLARKWRPRSFAELVGQAHVLRALVNALDNDRLHHAYLFTGTRGVGKTTLARILAKSLNCETGVGSHPCGECSACREIDEGRFVDLIEVDAASRTKVDETRELLENVQYAPTRGRYKVYLIDEVHMFSNHSFNALLKTLEEPPPHVKFLLATTDPQKLPVTILSRCLQFNLKRLPPEQIRDYLEQILEREGINAEAGALRELARAADGSMRDGLSLLDQAIAYGGGEVREAEVRTMLGTIEREFVYDLVRALAAGDGKALLARVGDAAERSTDFAALLAELLSVLQRIAVHQALPGEGMDEYADAPEVIAELAAALTPEDVQLHYQIGLIGRRDLPLAPDPRGGLEMILLRMLSFRPAAAAQTPAAAAPARPARPGVPGAASQASAPAAPTATASGGSGAAQPAGDDWPGLIAAMGLRGLAGQLAENCTLISCGDSRVQLHLDPAHQHLLTPALQAKLAEALNRCLGREVRLEIDSGSGTPPPAETPAQQQARRSQERQQAAESAIAADETVRALQDTFNARVQPDSIRPLDDA, encoded by the coding sequence ATGTCCTATCAGGTTCTTGCCCGAAAATGGCGGCCCCGCAGCTTCGCTGAACTGGTGGGGCAGGCCCATGTCCTGCGCGCGCTGGTCAATGCGCTGGACAATGACCGCCTGCACCACGCCTATCTGTTCACCGGTACCCGCGGTGTGGGCAAGACCACCCTGGCCCGCATCCTGGCCAAGTCCCTGAACTGCGAGACCGGCGTCGGCTCGCATCCCTGCGGCGAATGCTCGGCCTGCCGCGAGATCGACGAGGGGCGCTTCGTTGATCTGATCGAGGTCGATGCCGCTTCCCGCACCAAGGTCGACGAGACCCGCGAGCTGCTGGAGAACGTCCAGTACGCCCCCACCCGCGGGCGTTACAAGGTGTACCTCATCGACGAGGTGCACATGTTCTCCAACCACAGTTTCAACGCCCTGCTCAAGACCCTGGAGGAGCCGCCGCCGCACGTGAAGTTCCTGCTGGCGACCACCGATCCGCAGAAGCTGCCGGTGACCATCCTGTCGCGCTGCCTGCAGTTCAACCTCAAGCGCCTGCCGCCGGAGCAGATCCGTGACTACCTGGAGCAGATCCTGGAACGCGAGGGCATCAATGCCGAGGCGGGGGCGTTGCGCGAACTGGCCCGCGCCGCCGACGGCAGCATGCGCGACGGCCTGAGCCTGCTGGACCAGGCCATCGCCTACGGCGGCGGCGAGGTGCGCGAGGCCGAGGTGCGCACCATGCTCGGCACCATCGAGCGCGAGTTCGTCTACGACCTGGTGCGGGCGCTCGCGGCCGGTGACGGCAAGGCGCTGCTGGCGCGGGTGGGCGATGCCGCCGAGCGCAGCACCGATTTCGCCGCGCTGCTGGCCGAGTTGTTATCGGTGCTGCAGCGCATTGCCGTTCACCAGGCATTGCCCGGGGAGGGGATGGACGAATATGCCGATGCCCCGGAAGTGATCGCCGAACTGGCCGCGGCCCTGACTCCCGAGGATGTCCAACTCCACTATCAGATCGGCCTGATCGGCCGCCGCGACCTGCCGCTGGCGCCGGACCCGCGCGGCGGCCTGGAGATGATCCTGCTGCGCATGCTCAGTTTCCGCCCGGCGGCGGCCGCGCAGACGCCGGCCGCTGCGGCCCCGGCCCGGCCCGCGCGGCCGGGTGTCCCAGGGGCGGCAAGCCAGGCCTCGGCTCCCGCGGCGCCGACTGCAACGGCATCCGGAGGGAGCGGGGCGGCTCAGCCGGCCGGCGACGACTGGCCCGGCCTGATCGCCGCCATGGGCCTGCGCGGCCTGGCCGGACAGCTGGCGGAGAACTGCACCCTGATCAGCTGCGGGGACAGCCGGGTGCAGCTGCATCTGGATCCGGCCCACCAGCACCTGCTGACCCCGGCGCTGCAGGCCAAGCTGGCCGAGGCGCTGAACCGCTGCCTGGGGCGTGAGGTGCGGCTGGAGATCGACAGCGGCAGCGGGACGCCGCCGCCGGCCGAGACCCCGGCCCAGCAGCAGGCCCGGCGCAGCCAGGAGCGCCAGCAGGCCGCCGAGAGTGCGATTGCCGCCGACGAGACGGTCCGGGCGCTGCAGGATACCTTCAACGCCCGGGTGCAGCCCGACAGCATCCGGCCCCTGGACGATGCATGA
- a CDS encoding PhoX family protein, whose protein sequence is MNDHDDNSSNNSGNRPFADILETRLHRRQVLKGGLAVAATGFFAGPAVAQAFGRDDRGRTPWQRNPRNRGLINFTPVAIADGSGPNPGISPDYQYDIILPWGDPLEPGGPAYSWPPTAADQALQLGIGHDGMWFFPMIHEHGRRFGWDEDRENNPWRGRALAFGQGNDHGVLCLNHEFGGNDHVLGKPVPESLEDVRASQHAHGVSVVEIRKGHGRDNRWQPVRSRLSRRIHVNTPVNFSGPAAGHPLLQTPNGNIPLGTVNNCANGYTPWGTYLTCEENFNGYFGTEDPAWTPNESQQRYGFLNTGFGYGWHLFDKRFDLADPDYRNEENRFGWIVEIDPFDPTRTPVKRTALGRTKHEGATVHVDDYGRVVVYSGDDQTFDYIYKFVSADNWRAMRARGESPLDHGTLYVARFGDDGNGEWLELSMNIPALAARFADMGELLVNTRIAADIVGATPMDRPEWVTVGADDKVYCALTNNSRRSVADGPNPLAPNPDGHIIRWSETSGFAGTTFVWDIFLIAEDTHADDREDTFSDPDGLWADPDGRLFIETDGGQKKGLNNQLLVADINSGELRRLFTGVSGCEVTGIAVTPDRRTLFVNIQHPGDGDPNQTNFPLLNAAPDGVTIPRDATVVITRRDGGIIGA, encoded by the coding sequence GTGAACGATCACGACGACAACAGCAGCAACAACTCGGGCAACCGCCCCTTCGCCGATATCCTGGAAACCCGTTTACACCGCCGTCAGGTGCTCAAGGGCGGCCTGGCCGTGGCCGCGACCGGTTTCTTCGCCGGGCCCGCGGTGGCGCAGGCCTTCGGCCGCGACGACCGGGGCCGTACCCCCTGGCAGCGCAATCCCCGCAATCGCGGTCTGATCAACTTCACCCCGGTCGCCATCGCCGACGGCAGCGGCCCCAATCCCGGTATCTCCCCGGATTACCAGTACGACATCATCCTGCCCTGGGGCGATCCGCTGGAACCCGGCGGCCCGGCCTACAGCTGGCCGCCCACGGCAGCCGATCAGGCGCTGCAGCTGGGTATCGGCCATGACGGCATGTGGTTCTTCCCCATGATCCACGAGCACGGCCGCCGCTTCGGCTGGGACGAGGACCGGGAGAACAACCCCTGGCGCGGCCGCGCGCTGGCCTTCGGCCAGGGCAATGACCACGGCGTGCTGTGCCTGAACCACGAGTTCGGCGGCAATGACCACGTACTGGGCAAACCGGTGCCGGAAAGCCTGGAGGACGTGCGCGCCTCCCAGCACGCCCATGGTGTATCGGTGGTCGAGATCCGCAAAGGCCATGGCCGCGATAATCGTTGGCAGCCGGTCCGGAGCAGGCTCTCGCGCCGCATTCACGTCAACACGCCGGTGAACTTCAGCGGCCCGGCGGCCGGCCACCCGCTGCTGCAGACCCCCAACGGCAACATCCCGCTCGGTACCGTCAACAACTGCGCCAACGGCTACACCCCCTGGGGCACCTACCTGACCTGCGAGGAGAACTTCAACGGCTACTTCGGCACCGAGGACCCGGCCTGGACGCCGAACGAATCGCAGCAGCGCTACGGCTTCCTCAACACCGGCTTCGGCTATGGCTGGCACCTGTTCGACAAGCGCTTCGACCTGGCCGACCCGGATTATCGCAACGAGGAAAACCGCTTCGGCTGGATCGTCGAGATCGACCCCTTCGATCCGACCCGGACCCCGGTCAAGCGTACCGCCCTGGGCCGCACCAAGCACGAGGGCGCCACGGTGCATGTCGACGACTATGGCCGCGTGGTGGTCTATTCCGGCGACGATCAGACCTTCGACTACATCTACAAGTTCGTCTCCGCCGACAACTGGCGCGCCATGCGCGCACGCGGCGAAAGCCCGCTGGATCACGGCACCCTGTACGTGGCCCGGTTCGGCGATGACGGCAACGGCGAATGGCTGGAACTGAGCATGAACATCCCGGCCCTGGCCGCCCGCTTCGCCGACATGGGCGAACTGCTGGTCAACACCCGCATCGCCGCCGACATCGTCGGTGCCACCCCGATGGACCGCCCGGAATGGGTCACGGTCGGCGCCGACGACAAGGTCTACTGCGCCCTGACCAACAACAGCCGGCGCAGTGTCGCCGACGGCCCCAACCCGCTGGCCCCGAACCCCGACGGTCACATCATCCGCTGGAGCGAGACCTCGGGCTTTGCCGGCACCACCTTCGTCTGGGACATCTTCCTGATCGCCGAGGACACCCACGCTGACGACCGGGAGGACACCTTCAGCGATCCCGACGGTCTGTGGGCCGACCCGGACGGCCGCCTGTTCATCGAGACCGACGGCGGCCAGAAGAAGGGACTGAACAACCAGCTGCTGGTGGCCGACATCAACAGCGGCGAACTGCGGCGTCTGTTCACCGGGGTCAGCGGCTGTGAAGTGACCGGGATTGCGGTCACGCCGGATCGGCGCACCCTGTTCGTCAATATCCAGCACCCGGGCGACGGCGATCCGAACCAGACCAACTTCCCTCTGCTCAATGCCGCGCCGGACGGCGTGACCATCCCGCGCGATGCCACCGTGGTGATCACCCGCCGGGACGGCGGCATCATCGGCGCCTGA
- a CDS encoding SAM-dependent methyltransferase has translation MSTTPSYSEVVETARSYYNSDDADNFYFHVWGGEDIHIGLYQDDQEPIADASRRTVERIASKLDNLGPDSYVLDVGAGYGGAARYLAKTYGCRVVALNLSEKENERDRQMNREQGLDHLIEVVDGNFENLPYDSGTFDVVWSQDSFLHSGHRDKVISEAARVLKPGGELIFTDPMQADDCPEDVLQPVYDRIHLSSLGSIGFYREQAARNGLKEIEIEDLTARLPVHYGRVREELTRNRDDLVNRVSEEYIDRMITGLGHWVDAGSKGYLSWGILHFRKTAD, from the coding sequence ATGAGTACCACCCCATCCTATTCCGAGGTCGTGGAGACGGCGCGCAGCTATTACAACAGCGATGACGCCGACAATTTCTACTTCCACGTCTGGGGCGGTGAAGACATCCATATCGGTCTGTACCAGGACGACCAGGAGCCCATTGCCGATGCCAGCCGCCGCACCGTGGAACGCATCGCCTCCAAGCTCGACAACCTGGGCCCGGACAGCTACGTCCTGGACGTGGGCGCCGGCTACGGCGGCGCCGCCCGCTACCTGGCGAAGACCTACGGCTGCCGGGTCGTTGCGCTCAACCTGAGCGAGAAGGAGAACGAACGCGACCGGCAGATGAACAGGGAGCAGGGCCTGGATCACCTGATCGAGGTGGTCGACGGCAACTTCGAGAACCTGCCCTACGACAGCGGCACCTTCGACGTGGTCTGGTCGCAGGACTCCTTCCTGCACAGCGGCCATCGTGACAAGGTGATCTCGGAGGCCGCGCGCGTGCTCAAGCCGGGCGGCGAGCTGATCTTCACCGACCCGATGCAGGCCGACGACTGCCCCGAGGACGTGCTGCAGCCGGTCTACGACCGCATCCACCTCAGCAGCCTGGGCTCGATCGGCTTCTACCGCGAGCAGGCCGCCCGCAACGGTCTCAAGGAAATCGAGATCGAGGATCTGACCGCGCGCCTGCCCGTCCATTACGGCCGCGTGCGCGAGGAACTGACCCGCAACCGCGACGATCTGGTGAACCGGGTCTCCGAAGAGTACATTGACCGCATGATCACCGGCCTGGGACACTGGGTCGATGCCGGCAGCAAGGGCTACCTGAGCTGGGGCATCCTGCATTTCCGCAAGACCGCGGACTGA
- the rsgA gene encoding ribosome small subunit-dependent GTPase A — protein sequence MPRRNPLKPRSAISAQTDIHTGQVIRHHGRNALVEAENGERLECTARKRVHDLACGDRVEWSSAGDDQGVIERVLPRTSALSRPDHRGRPRSLAANIDQLLIVIAPAPEPTAALIDRYLIAAELMPARPALVLNKTDRLTADTRTHIDALLAEFAALDIPVVRVNTREPGALQPLIELLATHTSILVGQSGVGKSSLVNTLLPEHEIRVGELSEASGQGRHTTSDTTLYHLPGGGKLIDSPGVRDFHLWHIDKAQLERGFREFHDPAGHCRFHNCRHLNEPGCAVQAAVDAGEISARRLESYRKLYAQLEAAEERLGDY from the coding sequence ATGCCGCGCCGTAACCCGCTGAAGCCCCGCTCCGCGATCTCAGCGCAGACCGACATCCATACCGGCCAAGTGATCCGGCACCACGGCCGCAACGCCCTGGTGGAGGCCGAGAACGGGGAGCGGCTCGAATGCACTGCGCGCAAGCGGGTGCATGACCTGGCCTGCGGCGATCGGGTGGAATGGTCATCCGCGGGCGATGACCAGGGCGTAATCGAGCGCGTACTGCCACGTACCAGTGCCCTCTCCCGCCCCGATCATCGCGGCCGACCGCGGTCCCTGGCGGCCAACATCGACCAGTTGCTGATCGTCATCGCGCCCGCGCCCGAGCCCACCGCCGCCCTCATCGACCGCTACCTGATCGCCGCCGAACTGATGCCCGCCCGGCCGGCCCTGGTGCTGAACAAGACCGACCGGCTCACTGCCGACACGCGTACGCATATCGATGCCCTGCTGGCGGAATTCGCCGCCCTGGATATACCGGTGGTACGGGTGAATACCCGCGAGCCCGGTGCCCTGCAGCCGCTGATCGAACTGCTTGCCACCCACACCAGCATCCTGGTCGGCCAGTCGGGCGTGGGCAAATCCTCGCTGGTGAATACGCTGCTGCCGGAACACGAGATCCGCGTCGGCGAGTTGTCCGAGGCCAGCGGCCAGGGCCGGCATACCACCTCTGACACCACCCTCTATCATCTGCCGGGCGGCGGCAAGCTGATCGACTCACCCGGGGTGCGCGACTTTCATCTCTGGCACATCGACAAGGCGCAGCTGGAGCGGGGCTTTCGCGAATTCCACGACCCCGCCGGTCACTGCCGCTTCCACAATTGCCGGCACCTGAACGAGCCCGGCTGCGCAGTGCAGGCAGCGGTGGATGCCGGCGAGATCAGCGCGCGGCGGCTGGAGAGCTACCGCAAGCTGTATGCGCAACTGGAGGCGGCCGAAGAGCGACTTGGTGATTACTGA
- the recR gene encoding recombination mediator RecR, with the protein MSLSPAIQRLVEALRCLPGVGPKSAQRMAFHLLERDREGGRRLAAALTDAIDKVGHCEQCRTLTEEPVCGICRSDSRDRSQLCVVETPADIVAVEQATDFRGLYFVLMGHLSPLDGIGPADIGLDRLAERLARGEVAEIILATNPTVEGEATAQYIADLARSHGIRATRLAHGIPLGGELEYVDGGTLSHAFSGRRDL; encoded by the coding sequence ATGTCCCTGTCCCCGGCGATTCAACGCCTGGTCGAGGCGCTGCGCTGCCTGCCCGGCGTGGGACCCAAGTCGGCCCAGCGCATGGCCTTCCACCTGCTGGAGCGCGACCGCGAGGGCGGCCGCCGGCTGGCCGCCGCGCTGACCGATGCCATCGACAAGGTCGGCCACTGCGAGCAGTGCCGCACTCTGACCGAGGAGCCGGTGTGCGGCATCTGCCGCAGTGACAGCCGCGACCGCAGCCAGTTGTGCGTGGTCGAGACCCCGGCCGACATCGTCGCCGTGGAACAGGCCACCGATTTCCGCGGCCTGTATTTCGTCCTCATGGGTCACCTCTCGCCCCTGGACGGCATCGGACCGGCCGATATCGGCCTGGACCGGCTGGCGGAGCGCCTGGCCCGGGGCGAAGTGGCCGAGATCATCCTCGCCACCAATCCCACAGTGGAGGGCGAGGCCACGGCCCAGTACATCGCCGATCTGGCCCGCAGCCACGGCATCCGGGCCACGCGCCTGGCGCATGGCATCCCGCTCGGGGGTGAACTAGAATACGTGGACGGCGGCACCCTGTCGCACGCCTTCAGCGGCCGCCGGGACCTCTGA
- a CDS encoding DUF4156 domain-containing protein, whose protein sequence is MLDVIRGNLLCKCLGGAACLLLSACTWVEPTPAGAQVQVVTAEAVADCLRLGTTRVSVLDRLAGIPRSYRKLEQELDVLARNSAARMDGDRVVAESEIVEGERIYAVYDCRRPAQEQAGEAGAEVFPLR, encoded by the coding sequence ATGTTAGATGTCATACGGGGTAATCTGTTGTGCAAGTGCCTGGGCGGGGCCGCCTGCCTGCTGTTGTCGGCCTGCACCTGGGTGGAGCCCACGCCCGCGGGTGCGCAGGTGCAGGTGGTGACTGCGGAGGCGGTGGCCGACTGCCTGCGCCTCGGCACCACCCGGGTGTCGGTGCTGGACCGGCTGGCGGGGATCCCGCGCAGCTATCGCAAACTCGAGCAGGAACTGGATGTGCTGGCGCGCAACAGCGCGGCGCGCATGGACGGCGACCGGGTGGTGGCGGAGAGCGAAATCGTCGAGGGTGAACGTATCTATGCGGTTTATGACTGCCGCCGGCCGGCGCAGGAGCAGGCCGGCGAGGCAGGGGCGGAAGTCTTTCCCCTGCGCTGA
- a CDS encoding glycine/sarcosine N-methyltransferase — translation MQKTAQQNYGDDPLKVRDTDQYKDEYVHGFVDKWDELIDWDGRANSEGDFFIQALKERGAKKILDVASGTGFHSVQLMKAGFEVTSADGSPEMLAKAFENARKRGHILRTVHADWRWLNRDVHDLYDAVICLGNSFTHLHDENDRRKALAEFYATLRHDGILILDQRNYDAILDHKVQPTHNYYYCGDNVSASPEYVDDSLARFRYEFPDKSVYHLNMFPLRKDYTRRLMKEVGFQKVTTYGDFQETYREEEPDFYIHIAEKKYHQQEDTE, via the coding sequence GTGCAAAAAACTGCCCAGCAGAATTATGGCGACGACCCCCTCAAGGTCCGCGACACCGACCAGTACAAGGACGAATACGTTCATGGCTTCGTCGACAAGTGGGACGAACTGATCGACTGGGACGGCCGCGCCAACAGTGAAGGCGACTTCTTCATCCAGGCCCTCAAGGAACGCGGCGCCAAGAAGATCCTCGACGTCGCCTCCGGCACGGGCTTTCACTCCGTGCAATTGATGAAGGCCGGTTTCGAAGTGACCAGCGCGGACGGCAGTCCGGAAATGCTGGCCAAGGCCTTCGAGAATGCCCGCAAGCGCGGTCATATCCTGCGCACGGTCCACGCCGACTGGCGCTGGCTCAACCGCGACGTGCACGATCTCTACGATGCCGTCATTTGTCTGGGCAACTCCTTCACCCACCTGCATGACGAGAACGACCGCCGCAAGGCCCTGGCGGAATTCTACGCCACCCTGCGTCATGACGGCATCCTGATCCTGGACCAGCGCAACTACGACGCCATCCTGGACCACAAGGTTCAGCCGACGCACAACTATTACTACTGTGGCGACAATGTCAGCGCCTCGCCGGAATATGTCGACGACTCGCTGGCCCGGTTCCGTTACGAGTTCCCCGACAAGTCGGTGTATCACCTCAACATGTTCCCGCTGCGCAAGGACTACACGCGCCGCCTGATGAAGGAAGTGGGCTTCCAGAAGGTAACCACCTACGGTGATTTCCAGGAGACCTACCGCGAGGAAGAGCCCGACTTCTACATCCACATCGCTGAGAAGAAATATCATCAGCAGGAGGATACTGAATGA
- a CDS encoding pirin family protein has translation MTYREVRQLIPAQEITEGAGVTVRRTLGTPARRNLDPFLLLDHFSSDNPDDYIAGFPDHPHRGFVTFTYMLDGHMLHRDSMGNQGDLQSGGAQWMKAAGGVIHSEMPQQSAGLMRGFQLWINLPASDKLSAPAYQEFSAAAFPVHREPGLEVKVLSGEHAGLCGPVEDPHTRVQYLDVSLEPGRRFEHDLPVTHTAFLHVFEGAVEVAGTGVPAHSLAVLDTGERVGVTAGEAGARLILVAGQPIGEPIAQYGPFVMNTQDEIHQAMRDYRDGRLVQQRADVIRD, from the coding sequence ATGACCTATCGCGAAGTCAGACAACTCATTCCGGCGCAGGAGATCACCGAAGGCGCGGGCGTGACCGTGCGCCGCACCCTGGGTACGCCGGCGCGGCGCAATCTGGATCCCTTCCTGCTGCTGGATCATTTCAGCAGCGACAATCCCGACGACTACATCGCCGGCTTTCCGGACCATCCGCACCGGGGCTTCGTCACCTTCACCTATATGCTGGACGGGCACATGCTGCACCGCGACAGCATGGGCAACCAGGGCGACCTGCAATCCGGCGGCGCCCAGTGGATGAAGGCCGCCGGCGGGGTGATCCATTCGGAGATGCCGCAGCAGTCCGCCGGGCTGATGCGCGGCTTCCAACTCTGGATCAATCTGCCGGCCAGCGACAAGCTGAGTGCGCCGGCCTACCAGGAATTCAGCGCCGCCGCCTTCCCGGTGCACCGGGAGCCGGGGCTGGAGGTGAAGGTGCTGAGCGGCGAGCACGCCGGCCTGTGCGGGCCGGTGGAGGATCCGCATACCCGGGTGCAGTACCTGGACGTGTCACTGGAGCCCGGCCGGCGCTTCGAGCATGATCTGCCGGTGACGCATACCGCCTTCCTTCATGTGTTCGAGGGGGCGGTCGAAGTGGCCGGCACCGGCGTGCCTGCACACAGTCTGGCGGTGCTGGACACGGGCGAGCGGGTGGGCGTGACGGCCGGTGAGGCGGGTGCGCGCCTGATCCTGGTGGCGGGACAACCGATCGGCGAGCCCATTGCGCAGTACGGCCCCTTCGTCATGAACACCCAGGACGAGATCCATCAGGCCATGCGCGATTACCGCGACGGGCGGTTGGTACAGCAGCGGGCGGATGTGATCCGCGACTGA
- the metK gene encoding methionine adenosyltransferase, whose product MAREYIVSSESVGEGHPDKVADNVSDAILDALLAQDPLSRVACETMVNTGMAIISGEITSKATVDYTDVVRETILDIGYNDGAMGFDGKNCAVLVALDKQSPDIAQGVDEGTGLDLDQGAGDQGLMYGYATNETNELMPMPIQYAHKLTQQQTKVRKDGTLPWLRPDCKSQVSVRYEGNEPKMIDAVVLSTQHAEDISYDQLKEAVMEEIIKPIIPSSMISDKTEYFINPTGRFVIGGPVGDCGLTGRKIIVDTYGGVGRHGGGAFSGKDPTKVDRSAAYAARYVAKNVVAAGLADKCEVQVAYAIGVAKPVSIHVETFGTAKIDESKIEALIRAHFDLRPKGIVQMLDLLRPIYRKTASNGHFGREEPEFSWEKTDRAKAMADDANLKTA is encoded by the coding sequence ATGGCACGCGAATATATCGTGTCTTCCGAATCGGTAGGCGAGGGTCACCCGGACAAGGTGGCCGACAACGTTTCTGACGCCATTCTCGACGCCCTGCTCGCGCAGGATCCGCTCTCGCGCGTGGCCTGCGAGACCATGGTCAACACCGGCATGGCCATCATCTCCGGCGAGATCACCAGCAAGGCCACCGTCGACTACACCGACGTGGTGCGCGAGACCATCCTCGACATCGGCTACAACGACGGCGCCATGGGCTTCGACGGCAAGAACTGCGCCGTGCTGGTCGCGCTGGACAAGCAGTCTCCCGACATCGCCCAGGGCGTGGACGAGGGCACCGGTCTGGATCTGGACCAGGGCGCCGGCGACCAGGGCCTGATGTACGGCTATGCCACCAACGAGACCAATGAGCTGATGCCCATGCCGATCCAGTATGCGCACAAGCTGACCCAGCAGCAGACCAAGGTGCGCAAGGACGGCACCCTGCCGTGGCTGCGTCCGGACTGCAAATCGCAGGTCTCCGTGCGCTACGAGGGCAACGAGCCCAAGATGATCGACGCCGTGGTCCTGTCCACCCAGCACGCCGAGGACATCAGCTACGATCAGCTGAAGGAAGCCGTGATGGAGGAGATCATCAAGCCGATCATCCCGAGCAGCATGATCTCCGACAAGACCGAGTACTTCATCAACCCCACCGGGCGTTTCGTCATCGGCGGTCCGGTCGGCGACTGCGGCCTGACCGGGCGCAAGATCATCGTCGACACCTACGGCGGCGTGGGTCGTCACGGCGGCGGCGCCTTCTCCGGCAAGGATCCGACAAAGGTCGACCGCTCTGCTGCCTATGCCGCGCGCTACGTGGCCAAGAACGTGGTCGCCGCGGGCCTGGCCGACAAGTGCGAAGTGCAGGTCGCCTACGCCATCGGTGTGGCCAAGCCGGTCTCCATCCATGTCGAGACCTTCGGCACCGCCAAGATCGACGAGTCCAAGATCGAGGCCCTGATCCGCGCCCACTTCGACCTGCGGCCCAAGGGCATCGTGCAGATGCTGGACCTGCTGCGCCCGATCTACCGCAAGACCGCCTCCAACGGCCACTTCGGCCGCGAGGAGCCGGAATTCTCCTGGGAGAAGACCGACCGCGCCAAGGCCATGGCCGACGACGCCAACCTCAAGACGGCCTGA
- a CDS encoding 4a-hydroxytetrahydrobiopterin dehydratase, whose translation MTTPLKEQHCKPLPKGSPALVLDEAQDKLSQLHDDWTLDRDTPALVRSFRFKDFYQTVAFVNAVAWIANRQDHHPDLEVSYNRCTVHFTTHSVGGLSDNDFICAARVDALEAGNG comes from the coding sequence ATGACCACACCGCTCAAGGAACAGCACTGCAAACCGCTGCCCAAAGGCAGCCCGGCGCTGGTCCTGGACGAGGCCCAGGACAAGCTGAGCCAGTTGCATGACGACTGGACGCTGGACCGGGATACCCCTGCGTTGGTACGCAGCTTCAGGTTCAAGGATTTCTACCAGACCGTCGCCTTCGTCAACGCCGTGGCCTGGATCGCCAACCGGCAGGACCATCACCCCGACCTGGAGGTCAGCTACAACCGCTGCACGGTGCATTTCACCACCCATTCGGTCGGCGGGCTGTCGGACAACGACTTCATCTGCGCCGCCCGGGTGGACGCGCTGGAAGCGGGCAACGGCTGA